One window of Mesoplasma syrphidae genomic DNA carries:
- the tmk gene encoding dTMP kinase — protein sequence MFITIEGMDGSGKTTAIVPIKECLESLGYKVLLTREPGGHKVSEKIRKVILDDDSEGMHPWTEALLYIASRKEHMDKVVAPALQKGYVVISDRFMDSTSAYQGNARGLGISKVNEIQEIVLDGCIPDLTIYFDLNMEEAERRINKRPELKNRLDREGLNFKLRVKEGYDELIRKNPDRIKVIDANLGIEEVQQQTKKIIVEAIAKWQAKN from the coding sequence ATGTTTATTACAATTGAAGGAATGGATGGTTCAGGAAAAACAACTGCAATAGTTCCCATCAAAGAATGTTTAGAGTCATTAGGATATAAAGTTTTATTGACAAGAGAACCGGGTGGTCATAAAGTATCTGAAAAAATTCGCAAGGTTATTTTAGATGATGATAGTGAAGGAATGCATCCTTGAACTGAAGCGCTATTATATATTGCTTCAAGAAAAGAACATATGGATAAAGTTGTTGCTCCAGCTTTGCAAAAAGGATATGTTGTTATTTCTGATAGATTTATGGATTCAACAAGCGCTTATCAAGGAAATGCTCGCGGTTTGGGAATTTCAAAAGTAAATGAAATCCAAGAAATTGTTTTGGATGGATGCATTCCAGATTTGACAATTTATTTTGATTTAAACATGGAAGAAGCTGAACGAAGAATCAACAAGAGACCGGAATTAAAAAACCGTCTTGATCGTGAGGGTTTAAATTTTAAATTGAGAGTTAAAGAAGGATATGATGAATTGATTAGGAAAAATCCAGATAGAATTAAGGTTATTGACGCAAACTTAGGAATTGAGGAAGTTCAACAACAGACTAAAAAAATTATTGTTGAGGCTATTGCAAAATGACAAGCAAAGAATTAG
- a CDS encoding tRNA1(Val) (adenine(37)-N6)-methyltransferase translates to MKVLNEILGYKNLQLYQDSEMFNFTLDSILVARFANLSNKRTKIADFGTNNAVIPLVLSKYTKASIIGVEIQSKAIQLAQENVVLNNLESQITIVCDDIKNFAKENHDSLDLIICNPPFFKMEGKPKLREVSEAVANARHETLITLDEIVESAALALKNGGLFTLVHRADRAGEIITTFSKYKIVPKRIKFVHSKIDQSAKTVLIDGVLNGNLGTEILPPLIAHNDDETYTNELLSLFRD, encoded by the coding sequence ATGAAAGTATTAAATGAAATTTTAGGATACAAAAATCTTCAGTTGTATCAAGATAGTGAGATGTTTAACTTTACTTTAGATAGCATTTTGGTTGCTCGTTTTGCAAATCTCAGCAATAAGCGAACAAAAATTGCAGACTTTGGCACAAACAATGCCGTGATTCCTTTAGTTCTAAGCAAATATACCAAGGCTTCAATTATTGGAGTAGAAATTCAAAGCAAAGCTATACAGCTAGCACAGGAAAACGTTGTTTTAAATAATTTGGAAAGTCAGATTACTATTGTATGCGACGATATTAAAAATTTTGCAAAAGAAAATCATGATTCTTTAGATTTAATTATTTGTAATCCACCATTTTTTAAAATGGAGGGCAAACCCAAATTACGTGAAGTTAGCGAGGCTGTTGCTAATGCGCGACATGAGACTTTAATAACATTAGATGAAATAGTTGAGTCCGCAGCACTAGCTTTGAAAAATGGGGGACTTTTTACTTTAGTTCATAGAGCAGATCGTGCAGGAGAAATCATAACGACATTTTCAAAGTACAAAATAGTTCCAAAGCGAATTAAATTTGTTCATTCAAAAATTGATCAGTCCGCAAAAACTGTTTTAATTGATGGTGTTCTTAACGGAAATTTGGGTACAGAAATTTTGCCACCATTAATTGCACATAATGATGATGAAACTTATACAAATGAATTGTTAAGTCTTTTTAGAGATTAG